The Actinosynnema mirum DSM 43827 genomic interval GCGGGTCGTGAAGGCCAGGACCCGCATGGAGTCGCTGGCCTGGCGCTCGGTGGAGTCGCTGTCGAACGTGGTCTACATCCTGATCGCGGCCTCGCTGTGGCAGCACACCCCGGACGCGGTCGTGTGGGAGACCAGCGGCGCGCTGATGTACGGGCTGTACGCGGTGACCGTGGTGTCCTGGCTGTGGTACTGGCAGCTGCACCTGTTCGAGTACGACTGCGGGCTCGCGTTCGGCTCGACCACGCTGGTGTCGCAGGTGACGAACTCCCCTGGGCCGAAGCTGATCCCGTGGAAGGTCGGCAGCAGGCGCTGGATCCGCTTCCCGGTGCACACCGCGTTCTTCGGCATGTTCCTGCTCCTGCCGACCATGACCGCGGACCTGCTGGTGCTGGGCGTCGTGCTGAACGTCTACAACGTGATCGGCAGCATCCTGTACGACAAGCGACTGCTGGCGCTGTCGGCGAAGTCGTACCAGCCGTACGTGGACGTGACCGGCCTGATCTTCCCGCCGGTGTACCGGGCCCCGCGCGGCGCGGCCGACGTGACCATGCCCAAGCCCGCGCACTGGCGCTCCCCCGCCGCGCACCTGCCCGGCCTGGTGGTCGGCATCGGGCTCGGGGCCCTGTACTACGCGGTGCTGGGCGGGAACGCGACCACGCCGCTGGACATGCTCAAGGTCGCGGGCGTCGGCCTGCTCGGCTCGCTGCTGACCGGGCTGCTGCTGGGCGCGGTGCTCAAGCCCCGCTCCGAGGACTGGGGCCAGCGGCAGACCGACCTGTCGACGACGGTGGCGCTCAACGCGGCGGTCGGCGTGGTCACCTGGGCGACCATCGCGTGGGTGCAGACCGGGTCGGCCCCGTCGTTCGCGGCGTTCCTGCCTCTGTGGTTCACCGTGCAGTACCTGGGCCACGTGTTCGCGGCGCTGACCAGCAAGACCAAGTGGGCGGCTGCTCCCGTCGACGCGGCGGTCGCGCCGAAGGCCGCCCCGAAGACCGCGCAGCCCGCCTGACCGAAGGCGCGCGGTCGCCGAGGCGGTCCCGCGCGCCGAGGACCCGCGAGACTGCTCGCAGGGCGATGTGAGCGGGCACGACGACGACCGGGCCGCGCACGTGGGGACCACCCCCGCGTGCGCGGCCCGTCGCGCCGGGTCCCCGCCTCGCCCGCCGCACCCGCACAACCGTGAGGAATCCGCACCATGCGCACTGTCGTCATCTCCGGGGCGTCGTCCGGCATCGGGCTCGCCACCGCCCGGCGCTTCGCCGAGGCCGGGGACCGGGTGGTCAACCTGGACCTGAAGCCGCCCGCACCCGCCGACGAGGTGGGGCGCACGGCGCTGGTGGACGTCTCGGACTGGTCCGCGGTGCGGGCGGCGGTCGACGCGGTCGCGGCCGAGCACGGCGGGGTCGACGTGGTGGTCGCCAACGCGGGCATCAGCCTGCGCAGGCTGTTCCTGGACATGACCGAGGAGGACGTCACCGGGCTGCTCAAGGTGAACGTGCTCGGCGTGATGGGCCTGTGGCAGGCGGCGGCCAGGCACATGGTCGCGGCGGGCGGCGGGGTGCTGCTGGCCACCGCGTCCACGAACGCCTCCGTCGGCTACCCGTACTACGCCGACTACAACGCCTCGAAGGCCGCGGTGCTGGCGCTGACCAGGACGTTGGCGCTGGAGTACGCGCCGCTGATCCGCACCGGCTGCGTCAGCCCCGGTTACGTGATGACGCCGATGCAGCGGGCCGAGTACACCGACGAGATGCTCGCCGAGGTCAACGCGCGCATCCCGGCCGGGCGGCACGCCGACCCGTCGGAGATCGCCGACGCGTTCTTCTTCCTGGCCTCGCCGCAGGCGAAGTACCTGACCGGGCAGCAGCTCGTGGTCGACGGCGGCGAGCTGGCGGGCGGCACGGCCTCCGGCTACCGCACGGTGTTCGGCGACGGCGTCCTCGGCGCGGGCGGCAGCGGGGCCGAGTAACGGGGCGCTGGGCGTCCCGGAGCCCGGTCAGGGCTGAGCGGGTGACGCCCTTTCGGGGCTACGCAAAGGAAACCTCCGGGGCGTAAGGTCCCGGTCCGTGCCGGTGGCGGCCTCGCCACCGGCACTCCCCTTCCCAGGCCGAGGCCCACCCGCGCCGCGCTCGTGAGAGCGCTTCCGGGAGCGGGTCCGACGATGAAAGCAGGGCAGCGCCATCAGCATCGGAGCCCCCACCACCGCAGCGGCCCTCCCGCTGGTCGCGGACGTGCTAGGCGACTCGGTGTCGCACTACCGGACCTTCCCCCAGGAGGGCGGGCTGACCGCGTTCGTGGTCGACCGGCCGGGCCGGGTCCTCACGCTGTCCGCCCAGTGGCGGATCTACGACGCGCTCGTCCCCGTCACCACCCGGTCGTTCGGCGCCGACATGACCCCGTACTGGGCGCAGCGCTCCAAGGAGGGCTACCTGGAGCGGCTGGCCGAGTTCGTGCTGATCGCCTCGCCGGAGGGGCGCATGATCGGCTGGACCGGGTTCCACGTGCTGCCCTACGACGAGCGCACACTGGTGTACCTGGACTCCACCGGCATGGTGCCCGAGCAGCAGTCGCGCGGGGTCATGCGGAAGGTCATGCGGGAGCGCATCCACGAGGCGGTGCTGCCCGCGTGCCGCCCCGACCTGCCGGTGTACCTGACGGCGCGCAGCGAGAGCCCGGTGTTCTACCGGTTGATGCGCGGGCTGCTCCAGGAGGAGCACCACGTGCTGCACCCGCACCCGAGCCTGCCGGTGCCCGAGGACGTGGCGGCCAGCGCGCTGGACATGGCGACGTGGCTGGGCCAGGGCGCGATCCTGGACCGGACGACGCTGGCGATCCGGGGCGCGTACCAGGGGCTGGACGAGCTGTACGGCGAGCTGCCGACGACCGGTGACGCGGACCTGGACAAGCTGTTCCGGGGCCAGCTCGGGCCGCTGGACGCCTACCTGCTCGCGGGCAGGGTCCGCTGAGCGCGCCGGGCGGGGACCGGTCGGCGCGCCCAGCGGGCCGGGAACCCGCCGGTCAGGGTCCGCTGAGCGCGCCGGGCGGGGACCGGTCGGCGCGCCCAGCGGGCCGGGAACCCGCCGGTCAGGGGTTACCGGCGTGGTCGGACGGGCGGCGGCTGCGCGCGGTCCTGCTCCAGGAGGCCACCCCGGCGGAGCTGTCGCCGCGGGAGCGGGTCGAGCGGGTGTGCGAGCGCGTCGCCGCGCTGGGCGACGTGGACCTGGTGCTGCTGCCCGAGCTGTGGGCCACGGGGTTCTTCGCGTTCGACGACTACGCGCGCACCGCGCAGCCCCTGGACGGCCCGGTCGTGGCCGCGCTGGGCGAGGCGGCCCGCGCCGCCGGGGTCCACCTGCACGCGGGCAGCGTCGTGGAGCGGGCGCCGGACGGGCGGCTGCACAACACGAGCCTGCTCCTCACCCCAGGCGGGGAGCTGGCGCACACCTACCGCAAGGTGCACCTGTTCGGCTACGGCGCGCGGGAGAGCGAGCTGCTCGCGCCCGGCGACGAGGTGGGCGCGCACGCGGCCCCGTTCGGCCGGGTCGCGCTGAGCACGTGCTACGACCTGCGCTTCCCGGAGTTGTTCCGGGCGCAGGTGGACGACGGGGCCGAGCTGCTGCTGGTGACCTCGGCGTGGCCCGCCGCGCGGGTGGCGCACTGGCGGTTGCTGACCAGGGCGCGGGCGCTGGAGAACCAGTGCTTCCTGCTGGCGGTGAACGCGGCCGGGACGCAGCACGGCACGGAGCTGGCCGGGCGCAGCGTCCTGGTGGACCCGTGGGGCGAGGTGCTGGCCGAGGCCGGCGCGGAGCCGGGTGAGCTGCGGGTGGCGTTCGCGCCGTCCTCGGTGGCGGCGGCCCGCGCCGAGTTCCCGGCGCTGGCGGACCGAAGGGTGTTCTCGGGCGAGGGAAGCGGTGGGGCACGGTGAGCGAGCACGACCTCCACGGGATCGACCGGGAGCTGCTGGAGTCCGCCGGGATGCAGCCCGTCGTGGACTACTCGGACCCGAAGTCGGTGCGGACCACGCTGCGGCGCGGGTTCCGGCTGGCGCGGGCGCTGCGCGGGGCCGGTCCGCACGACGCGGCGCTGGAGGTGGCCGAGCGGGCGGTCCCGACCCGAGCGGGCAGCCCGGACGTGCCGGTGCGGGTGTACCGGTCCTTGCGGCGCGTGGAACCCGCGCCCGCGCTGGTGTTCTTCCACGGCGGGGCGTTCACGGCGGGCGACCTGGAGACCGAGGACGCCCGGTGCCGGGAGATCGCGGCCAGGACCGGGGTCGTGGTGGTGTCGGTGGACTACCGGCTCGCGCCCGAGCACCCCTACCCGGCCGGGTTCCACGACTGCTACGACGCGCTGGTGTGGGTCGCAGGCGCGGGCGCGGCCGAGCTGGGGATCGACCCGGCGCGGGTCGTGGTGGGCGGCAGCAGCGCGGGCGGGGCGCTGGCCGCCGCCGTGTCGCAGGCCGCGCGCGACCTGGGCGGACCGGCGATCGTGCTCCAGGTGCTGCTGTACCCGGTGGCGGACGACCGGATGGAGACCGCGTCGATGCGCGCGTTCACCGCCACGCCCGGCTGGAACCAGCCGAACAGCGTGCACATGTGGCGGAACTACCTGCGCGGCTGGGAGGGCGGCACCCCGTCCTACGCCGCGCCGAACCGGGCGTCGGACCTGACCGGTCTGCCGCCCGCGTACGTGATGGTCGCCGACCGCGACCCGCTGCGCGACGAGGGCGTGGAGTACGCGCGCGGGCTGATGTCGGCGGGCGTGTCGGTGGAGCTGCACCAGTTCGCGGGCGCGTTCCACGGGTTCGACGCGGCGGCGCCGCAGGCCGGGTTGTCGCGGCGGTCGCTGGACGAGCAGTGCGCGGTCATCGCCCGGCACACCGGCGTCGCGGTGGACGAGCCGGTCGCGGTGGGCTGATCGCCCCCCGGTCCCGGCCCGCCCCCTCGCGGGGGTGGGCCGGGACCCGCTCGGCTGACCAGCGCCCCGGCGTCTGCTTGGGATCGGGCGGACCGACCTGGGGAGGCTGGGCATGGGGATCGGGTGGAGCGCGCGGCTCGCGGGGGTGGTGGCGGCGGCGCTGCTGGTGGGCTCGGGCAGCGCAGGGGCGGCGCAGGACGAGCTGGTGGTCCGGGTGAGGCCGGGGGGGCGGGGTGCCGACGCTGGAGGCGGCGCGGGCGCTCATCGCGGCGGAGAAGCCCGCGAAGGCGACGGTGCTCGTGCACGGCGGCACGTACTCGGAATCGGTGCTGTGGCGGGGGACCCCGGCCGGGAGCAGCATCACGATCGCGCCCCAGCCCGGCGCCGGCGACGTGGTGTTCGACGGGCGGAAGGCCGCCGGGTACTGGGTGCAGGTCGCGCCTGAGTCGGGGACGTTGACGTTCCGGGGGCCGATGACCGTGCGGCGGTACGGCGACGCCGGGGTGCGCGCGGTCGGCACGGCGGCGGACGGGCCGGTGCGGGACCTGACGGTGCGCGGGCTGACGTTCGCGCAGATCGGCAACGCCTGGGCGGCGGGCGGCGGCGGGTACGCCGGGGTGCACCTCAACCACGCGACCGGCGCGCGGATCACCGGGAACTCCTTCCGGAACCTGGAGAACACCCGGTGCCCCGGTTGCGTGCACGGCGTGCACCTGGCGTTCAACCTGGGCGACAGGACCGCGGGCAGCGACCGGAACACCGTGGACGGCAACACGTTCCAGGCGATCTCCGGGGACCCGGTCCGGGCCAGCGACGGCAGCGGCGCGCACGTGGTGCGGGACAACGTGTTCCGCTCGGGAACGGCGCACGACGGGGAGCGGCGCGGCACCGGGCGGTACGGGATCTTCAGCTACTGGTCGTTCGAGCGGGCCGACGTGTGCGCGCGGGCGGTGAACACCTTCTCCGGCAACCGGTACGGCGACGGCTACCACGGCGAGCGGGTCCCGGCGGCGCCGACCGGGAGCGCGACGGGCCGCTCGTGCGACTCGGTGCGCGAGAGCGGGACCAACACCCACCGGCCGTGACCGGTTCCCCGGCCGAGGTGGGCTTCGGCCGGGGAACCGCTGCGCCACGAGGGCTTTCAGGCCGTCACTGCACGGGGTTCCAGCCGTCGCTGCCCGCGAGGTACTTCTGCGCGGTGTGGTTCGCGGCGGTGGACGCGCTCATCTGCGGCCGGTCGCTCGTCCCGGTCGTGACGCCGGAACCGGAGTTGTTGTGCTCGGTGAAGCGGCAGGTCTTCCACGAGAAACCGCCCATGTCCTGCCACGCGCCCGCCTGCCGGACGTGACCGCCGAGCGTGGAGTCGCGCACCAGCACCTGGCCGATCGCGTCGGCCGCGCCACCCGCGTGCCAGCAGCGGCCCAGCGCCACGGTCTTGGCCGCCGACGGCCCCTTCAACGTGGACCTGGTGATCAGGATGCCGTACGGGTTGGACGAGTGGGTGGCGGCGGCGGTGATGTAGCCGTTGTTGCTGCTGCCCCGGTCCAGGGACTGGATGGTGGTCGAGTCGACGACCAGCGCGCCGTTGCCGTAGATGAAGTCGACGGCGCCCTCGATGTAGCTCTTGTAGACGTACTGGCGCACCTGGGAGCCGCCCGTGCCGCCCCAGGACAGGAACGTGTCCTGGTAGCCGAGCATCCGCACGTTGCGGTACACTTGCCGGTCGCCGCCCGCGTACAGGGCCAGCGCCTGGCTGTCGTGCGCGGCGTAGGTGTTGGCCATGGTCAGGCCGGTGACCGAGGTGTCCTTGGCCTTGTTGAGGACGGTGGCGCTGCCCTCGGTGCCCGCCGTGGACGCCGGGGTGCTCCCGGTGATCACGACGTCGGCCGAGTTGCCGGACGTGCCCTGCAGGACCAGCCCCGGCTTGCCTGCGGGGATGGAGACCTGGCCCCTGTAGGTGCCGGGCTTGATCTTGATGGTGGAGCCGGAGGAGACCGCGGCGATGGCGGCCTGGACGGTGGTGTAGTCGCCGGAACCGTCGGCGGCGACGGTGACCGTGGTGGCGGCCTGCGCCGGGGTGGCCAGCGCGAGCGCCAGCAGCGGGGC includes:
- a CDS encoding pectinesterase family protein; amino-acid sequence: MSPHGTRTTRGAAALSAPLLALALATPAQAATTVTVAADGSGDYTTVQAAIAAVSSGSTIKIKPGTYRGQVSIPAGKPGLVLQGTSGNSADVVITGSTPASTAGTEGSATVLNKAKDTSVTGLTMANTYAAHDSQALALYAGGDRQVYRNVRMLGYQDTFLSWGGTGGSQVRQYVYKSYIEGAVDFIYGNGALVVDSTTIQSLDRGSSNNGYITAAATHSSNPYGILITRSTLKGPSAAKTVALGRCWHAGGAADAIGQVLVRDSTLGGHVRQAGAWQDMGGFSWKTCRFTEHNNSGSGVTTGTSDRPQMSASTAANHTAQKYLAGSDGWNPVQ
- a CDS encoding GNAT family N-acetyltransferase → MSHYRTFPQEGGLTAFVVDRPGRVLTLSAQWRIYDALVPVTTRSFGADMTPYWAQRSKEGYLERLAEFVLIASPEGRMIGWTGFHVLPYDERTLVYLDSTGMVPEQQSRGVMRKVMRERIHEAVLPACRPDLPVYLTARSESPVFYRLMRGLLQEEHHVLHPHPSLPVPEDVAASALDMATWLGQGAILDRTTLAIRGAYQGLDELYGELPTTGDADLDKLFRGQLGPLDAYLLAGRVR
- a CDS encoding nitrilase-related carbon-nitrogen hydrolase, with translation MCERVAALGDVDLVLLPELWATGFFAFDDYARTAQPLDGPVVAALGEAARAAGVHLHAGSVVERAPDGRLHNTSLLLTPGGELAHTYRKVHLFGYGARESELLAPGDEVGAHAAPFGRVALSTCYDLRFPELFRAQVDDGAELLLVTSAWPAARVAHWRLLTRARALENQCFLLAVNAAGTQHGTELAGRSVLVDPWGEVLAEAGAEPGELRVAFAPSSVAAARAEFPALADRRVFSGEGSGGAR
- a CDS encoding alpha/beta hydrolase, yielding MSEHDLHGIDRELLESAGMQPVVDYSDPKSVRTTLRRGFRLARALRGAGPHDAALEVAERAVPTRAGSPDVPVRVYRSLRRVEPAPALVFFHGGAFTAGDLETEDARCREIAARTGVVVVSVDYRLAPEHPYPAGFHDCYDALVWVAGAGAAELGIDPARVVVGGSSAGGALAAAVSQAARDLGGPAIVLQVLLYPVADDRMETASMRAFTATPGWNQPNSVHMWRNYLRGWEGGTPSYAAPNRASDLTGLPPAYVMVADRDPLRDEGVEYARGLMSAGVSVELHQFAGAFHGFDAAAPQAGLSRRSLDEQCAVIARHTGVAVDEPVAVG
- a CDS encoding SDR family NAD(P)-dependent oxidoreductase, with amino-acid sequence MRTVVISGASSGIGLATARRFAEAGDRVVNLDLKPPAPADEVGRTALVDVSDWSAVRAAVDAVAAEHGGVDVVVANAGISLRRLFLDMTEEDVTGLLKVNVLGVMGLWQAAARHMVAAGGGVLLATASTNASVGYPYYADYNASKAAVLALTRTLALEYAPLIRTGCVSPGYVMTPMQRAEYTDEMLAEVNARIPAGRHADPSEIADAFFFLASPQAKYLTGQQLVVDGGELAGGTASGYRTVFGDGVLGAGGSGAE